The window ccaagggacattgccccattgtaaatttacaaatgtgtttgcaatTGTACCAGGAATAGTTATAACATGTTAGGagtattcatgaccttgttattgtttcatatggacatgagatattatttgtgtcaagatgacaagggGTAgattgtaatggctattcctggttgtcaacttgatgatatctggaatgaactacaatccagaactggaAGGCTCACATATGGTCCTAATCTGGTACCTAATCTGAAGGGCTGGGAGataacaagtttctgacctggatcttggcatggagatcttgacgcatagtggctatgaatctcagaagattaagacagagagatctctaagttcagggtcatctgggacaaagcaagtcccagatccaggcctggtaacacacacctttaatctgtggcacgcacctttaatctgggccacaccttctgctggagacctatataaggacattggaagaaagaaaattcactctcacttcttcctctgcttgccttgcgggactgagcaactgctagatccttggacttccattcatagctgctactgaccattgttgggagttggactacagacttgCTACCTGCCCTGGATATATCTGACTGTAGCCtgttcttcctgtgatcctggttgtgtcagaattcctcagagtccGCCTGTCTccgtgatcctgtgattctacaATCCTGTGACCCTGAGATCTGGGGAGGATTAGGTGAGAAAGACATTGCCGGTTCCAGCAACTCAAGACTTGTCTGCATCTCTGCGGTCCTTTAGGACAAACTCTACAGTCTTGGAGAGGCCTTCAGGAAACTCAGTTTCAAGCCAGCCCGTGATAGGAAGACACACAAGAAGTATGATACCCAACAAAttacaaaagagaagacagatcCAGGTTGCCCCAAAGAAGACAAAGTCCAAACACAAAGATAGTCTTACGTCCATACTTTCTCGGAGGATGACTAGTTGCATCTTTCAACAACCTGTGACCATAATAACTTCACACCCTGAGAATAAAACCAGGTACAGGAGAGAGGAAGCTCAGCTGAAGAAACCCACACAGCTCTGTGCATTGAAGAGATTGCAGAACTATCAAGTTGGAGACAGTAAAGGAGGCCTATCATGTCCAATGAAGTTTACCATCCCCATAGAAAGAATTGCACTGGGAATGCAGAATGAAGCCAACAACCACAGTGGTATTGAGGATCTGCTCACTCCTGGAGAAGCCACCTCTGTCCAACCCCCATGCTTGGAAAAGACTGAGCAAGTGGCTCTTCAGTTGTCACCTTCTTTCTCCAGTCAAGGGGTAACAATGCCACTGCCCCTTCATCTGTCACCATCTTACTGCATTCAAGTAACTAAGGCAGACATCCTGAGACAGACCTGGAAGGTAAAGAAAGccaggcagagactggcagaagCCTTGAAGGCAGACAGGCTTGCCAGGCAGGCAGAGAACATGAGGGAGCAAAGAAGAGTGGAAAACACGCGTTGAGGTCTCAGTAAGTTTTTGAAGgaacttttggttttggttttggttttgagttccGTTGTAGTTTCGGTTTCGGTGtcggttttggatttggttttggtttcagttttggttttggttttgagttccGTTTTGGTTTCAGAttcggttttggttttggtttttcaacaaAAGGGTTTCCaggtgtaaccctggttgtcctggaaccctGTCCCAGCCTCCAGAGTAATGACTTAAAAGGCATCACCCAGTATTACTTGTACATCTTTAAATGACAAAGTTAATATACCCAACTCACTCATTTTTAAGcttttggaaaagcaaaaaatataagcagtagtggttttttttttgttttttgttttggtttttttttcttggggggcggggttcgagacagggtttctctgtgtagccctagctgtcctggaactcactctgtagaccaggctgcccttgaactcagaaatccgcctgcctctgcctcccagagtactgggattgcaggcgtgtgccaccaccgcctggctagcagTAGTGTTTTAAATAATGGTGTTTCCAGTGTGAATAGAAATGTCCTGTAAGAGAATTCATGTGAAAACATCCTTTTGTGATGTCAATTGTGATCTACTGTAGGACTCTGGGATAGGTTCAACAGCAATTCATGGAGCAAAGGAAATGCCTGAATTTATAGAATTTAGATGAGAAGGCTCTATGTATTTAGCAGCTACTTTTGTGAAGCTACTAGTGTGAGATCAATGTCAGAAACAAAAGGCCGTAAGACCTGTCAGAAACAAAAAGCTGGCCCACCTCAACCCAGCTGAACCAAAATGGTGACTAACTTCCAGATAGGGATTTTCTACCCCAGACATGACTGCCTGGGGGTGAGGCCAGATAAGGAAATGACTTAACAGAAAACAATTCCAGGAAAACTGGCAAGatgggcaggacagggccaaagAACCAAGGCAGTCACCCCATATGAGttaaccaatgattttaaatgtcattCAAAATACCCAATTGAGGTGGCCCAACTCAATCGACTGCCTAAACTTCCCgccaaaatgtatataaaaagtgTGTGTTTTGTAGCTCAGGGTCTCCTCTTGCCTACGTGCTGAGAGACCCCAATGTgtgttggaacaataaacctcttgcagttTGCAGCAATCCCGGTCTCTTTTTGACCGTGGGTCTTCCAACGGACTTACATTAGATAGTTACAAAGCTTAACATAGGCTAACCAGGTCTTGTGGCCTTTGGGGATTTGGATTTAAATGTCTCTTGCTCTCTACCATGGGATTGCCACTTGCCAGGTATTTAGGTTTAAGACTAGACCTCTGGTTGCCTCAGgcctgggaagggagagaagttTCAGCAAGGATGctgaggaacatggcagcatccaggcaggcctggtgcaggaggagctgaagggtctacatcttcatctgaaggcagctaccagaatactggcttcagggcagctagggtgagggtcttaaagcccacacccacaatggcaCATCTagtccaacagggtcacaccctgaaagagtgccactccctgggccaagcataaacAAACCACAATAGTGTTTTAAGAGAGGTGCCAGCAGAAGCTGATGGACGGCATTAGGGAtcgaaggagagaaaaagaagcagtgaTATAAGAGGAAGATAGAAACGGGGAAATGCCAGAtaaatatgatcatatttcattgtattcatttgtgaaattctctaaaataatattttttaaaaaatatttagtggaagagggagaaaaaagaggagtatcagggctggagagatggctcagctgttaaaaacactgactgctctcccaaaagtcctgagttcaaatcccagaaaacacatggtgtctcacaaccatctgtcatgagatctgacaccctcttctggggcatctttagacagctaccatgtaattacatataataataaataaatctttttaaagaagaagaagggga of the Apodemus sylvaticus chromosome 21, mApoSyl1.1, whole genome shotgun sequence genome contains:
- the LOC127672129 gene encoding methyl-CpG-binding domain protein 3-like 2B translates to MTATQDLSASLRSFRTNSTVLERPSGNSVSSQPVIGRHTRSMIPNKLQKRRQIQVAPKKTKSKHKDSLTSILSRRMTSCIFQQPVTIITSHPENKTRYRREEAQLKKPTQLCALKRLQNYQVGDSKGGLSCPMKFTIPIERIALGMQNEANNHSGIEDLLTPGEATSVQPPCLEKTEQVALQLSPSFSSQGVTMPLPLHLSPSYCIQVTKADILRQTWKVKKARQRLAEALKADRLARQAENMREQRRVENTR